The proteins below come from a single Papaver somniferum cultivar HN1 chromosome 11, ASM357369v1, whole genome shotgun sequence genomic window:
- the LOC113324460 gene encoding fructose-bisphosphate aldolase-lysine N-methyltransferase, chloroplastic-like gives MDQVESYLLNGGSGGGNVLNLAEFHFGGLKPWVSVALFLLREKANKESKWFFRKNRFYHILYRSEEELSELQGTQLLSTTLGVREYVHREFLKFEQEVILPNKRLFPSITSDDFFWASGILGSRAFSRLPSQDLVLVPLADLMLLRQSSENLIKNFNAGRGWMN, from the exons ATGGATCAGGTAGAATCTTACCTGCTTAATGGTGGGTCtggtggcgg TAATGTACTAAATTTAGCTGAGTTTCATTTTGGTGGATTAAAACCTTGGGTTTCTGTTGCTTTGTTTCTTCTAAGAGAGAAAGCAAATAAGGAATCTAAATGGTTCTTCCGGAAAAACAGATTCTACCATATTTTG TACAGGTCAGAAGAGGAGCTTTCTGAACTTCAAG GAACTCAACTATTGAGCACAACCTTGGGTGTTAGAGAATATGTGCACAGAGAATTTCTCAAATTCGAACAAGAAGTCATACTTCCCAACAAGCGCCTTTTTCCGTCAATTACATCAGATGACTTCTTTTGGGCGTCTGGTATACTCGGATCAAGAGCATTTTCACGTCTTCCCAGTCAAGATCTTGTTCTCGTCCCTCTAGCCGACTTG ATGCTGCTGAGGCAAAGTAGTGAAAACCTAATCAAGAATTTTAATG CTGGTAGGGGATGGATGAACTGA